One window of Mastacembelus armatus chromosome 20, fMasArm1.2, whole genome shotgun sequence genomic DNA carries:
- the commd3 gene encoding COMM domain-containing protein 3, whose protein sequence is MELSVAVQRGLQSLADPSCFDHGSFQVLVDVSFRSLLSSHADPAVLDQSELKQIDQIQLKQSHTAATTFILEAVKQNADRSMISSCLEELKFSPERTEIFYSTYQKHKKEVETLLASIGRRPPQINDVSWRLKYHLKNGQVDKVSEPFYLISLDTKNEGSSKDISFTCTVEQLQDLVGKLKDAAKIVEKASQM, encoded by the exons ATGGAGTTGTCCGTGGCTGTGCAGAGAGGGCTCCAGTCCCTGGCCGACCCGTCCTGCTTCGACCACGGCAGCTTCCAGGTGCTGGTAGACGTGTCTTTCCGGAGTCTGCTCTCATCTCACGCCGATCCCGCAGTGCTCG atCAGTCCGAGTTGAAGCAGATTGACCAAATCCAGCTGAAACAGAGTCACACTGCAGCGACCACCTTCATACTGGAGGCGGTCAAACAAAATGCAGACAGGTCAATGATAAG ctCCTGCCTGGAAGAACTCAAGTTCAGTCCAGAAAGAACAGAAATTTTCTATAGCACATATCAG aaacacaaaaaggaagTGGAAACGCTGTTAGCGAG CATAGGGAGGCGTCCACCTCAGATTAACGACGTCTCGTGGCGTCTAAAATACCACCTGAAG AACGGACAGGTCGATAAGGTCAGCGAGCCTTTCTACTTGATTTCATTAGACACCAAG AATGAAGGATCCTCCAAAGACATCAGCTTCACCTGCACGGTGGAGCAGCTACAG GATTTGGTGGGGAAGCTGAAAGATGCTGCTAAGATTGTGGAGAAAGCCAGTCAGATGTGA
- the bmi1a gene encoding polycomb complex protein BMI-1-A, with product MHRTTRIKITELNPHLMCVLCGGYFIDATTIIECLHSFCKMCIVRYLETSKYCPICDVQVHKTKPLLNIRSDKTLQDIVYKLVPGLFKNEMKRRRDFYAEHPVDASNGSNEDRGEVADEDKRIITDDEIISLSIEFFDQSRLGGGVEDKHTKDQVANKRYLQCPAAMTVMHLRKFLRSKMDIPNAYQVEVMYEDEPLKDYYTLMDIAYIYTWRRNGPLPLKYRVRPNCKKMKVSHAQQEGQNSAGRSGPESDSASEKAGSPAGAQSTSSSLPSPGTPAQSPPAHGPNNVNGTPTTAPQTPSRSFTQFGSSNKPRKVSLNGSSTSSG from the exons aTGCATCGGACGACCAGGATAAAGATCACTGAGCTCAACCCCCACCTCATGTGCGTCCTGTGCGGAGGGTATTTCATAGACGCAACCACCATCATCGAATGTCTTCATTCAT TCTGCAAGATGTGCATTGTGCGCTACTTGGAAACCAGCAAATACTGTCCCATCTGTGATGTACAAGTACATAAAACCAAGCCTCTGCTGAACATCAG ATCTGACAAAACTCTACAGGACATTGTATACAAGCTGGTCCCTGGCCTCTTCAAAA AtgaaatgaagaggaggagagacttTTATGCAGAGCATCCTGTAGATG cttcCAATGGATCAAATGAGGATCGGGGTGAGGTGGCAGATGAAGACAAGAGAATCATTACAGATGACGAGATCATCAGCCTCTCTATTGAATTCTTTGATCAGAGCAG actgggaggtggagtggaagacaaacacacaaaagatcAG GTGGCTAACAAAAGGTACCTGCAGTGTCCAGCAGCCATGACAGTAATGCATCTGAGGAAGTTTCTGCGGAGCAAGATGGACATCCCAAACGCCTACCAG GTTGAAGTCATGTATGAAGATGAGCCTCTGAAAGATTACTACACATTAATGGATATAGCATATATCTACACTTGGAGAAGG AACGGCCCCCTGCCCCTGAAGTACCGAGTCCGACCCAACTGTAAGAAGATGAAGGTAAGCCACGCGCAGCAGGAAGGCCAGAACAGCGCGGGCCGATCCGGACCGGAGAGCGACTCTGCCAGCGAGAAAGCCGGGAGTCCCGCCGGGGCCCAGTCTACGTCCTCGTCGCTGCCGAGCCCAGGCACACCCGCTCAGTCCCCGCCCGCGCACGGCCCCAATAATGTCAACGGGACGCCGACCACCGCTCCTCAGACCCCCAGCCGGTCCTTCACCCAGTTCGGCAGCAGCAACAAGCCCCGGAAGGTTTCTCTGAACGGCTCTTCAACCTCATCCGGATGA
- the spag6 gene encoding sperm-associated antigen 6 has product MSQRQIIQVFEQYQKSRMQFVQTVADLATRPQNIQILQNAGVMSMLRPLLLDVVPSIQQTAALALGRLADHSDDLAEAVVREDILPQLVHSLASQNRFYKKAAAFVLRAVAKHSPELSQAVVACGGVDALVLCLEEFDPGVKEAAAWALGYIARHNALLSQSVVDAGAVPLLVLCLLEPELALKRIAASTLSDISKHTPELAQTVVDTGAIAHLAQMILNPDAKLKRQVFSALSQVSKHSVSLAEIVVEAEIFPAAVVCLRDPDDYVRKNVATLMREMVKHTPELAQVIVNCGGIAAVIDYLGDCHGNLRLPGIMMLGYVAAHSESLATAVILSKGVPQLSLCLSEEPEHHIKAATAWSIGQIGHHTPEHAKAVATANLLPKLLQLYMDASSSEDLQAKSKKALKSILQKCTYLPALEALLYDAPSNILKHVVCQFSKVLPHDSKARRLFVTSGGLKKVQEIEAEPGSPLQEYINAINSCFPEEIVRYYSPGYSEVLLERLENYQPA; this is encoded by the exons ATGAGTCAGCGGCAGATTATTCAAG TTTTTGAGCAGTATCAGAAATCAAGAATGCAGTTTGTGCAAACTGTTGCTGATCTGGCAACAAGGCCACAAAACATACAAATCCTCCAAAATGCTG GTGTGATGTCCATGTTGCGCCCCCTGTTGTTGGATGTGGTCCCCAGCATCCAGCAGACTGCAGCTTTAGCTCTGGGACGTCTGGCAGACCACAGCGACGACCTGGCTGAGGCTGTGGTGAGGGAAGACATCCTTCCCCAGCTGGTCCACTCTCTGGCCTCACAGAAC aggTTCTATAAGAAAGCAGCAGCGTTTGTTCTGCGTGCAGTAGCCAAACACTCACCTGAGCTGTCCCAGGCTGTAGTGGCCTGTGGGGGTGTGGATGCCCTGGTTCTCTGCCTGGAGGAGTTTGACCCTGGGGTGAAGGAGGCTGCAGCCTGGGCCCTGGGCTACATCGCACGACACAATGCAT TGTTGTCACAGTCCGTAGTGGATGCAGGTGCTGTTCCCCTGCTGGTGTTGTGCCTTCTGGAGCCTGAGCTGGCCCTCAAACGTATTGCAGCCTCCACACTCAGTGACAtctccaaacacacaccagaGCTAGCCCAGACTGTGGTGGACACTGGTGCCATTGCACATCTGGCACAGATGATCCTCAACCCAGATGCAAAACTCAAG AGGCAGGTGTTCTCAGCTCTTAGCCAGGTCAGTAAGCACTCAGTCAGCCTGGCAGAGATAGTGGTGGAGGCTGAGATCTTTCCTGCTGCAGTGGTGTGCCTCAGAGATCCAGATGACTATGTCAGAAAAAACGTTGCTACTCTAATGAGAGAGATGGTGAAACACACACCAGAG TTGGCCCAGGTGATTGTGAACTGTGGTGGCATAGCAGCAGTGATCGACTATCTAGGTGATTGCCATGGAAACCTGCGGTTGCCAGGGATTATGATGCTGGGATATGTAGCAGCTCACAGTGAGAGCCTTGCTACAGCTGTCATTCTCTCCAAG GGGGTGCCCCAGctgtccctgtgtctgtctgaggaGCCTGAACATCACATCAAGGCGGCCACAGCCTGGTCCATTGGCCAGATAGGTCATCACACACCTGAGCATGCGAAGGCGGTGGCCACAGCTAACCTGTTGCCCAAACTGTTGCAACTCTACATGGATGCCAGCAGCTCAGAGGACCTGCAGGCCAAA AGTAAGAAGGCTCTGAAGAGCATCCTGCAGAAGTGCACGTACCTGCCAGCTCTTGAGGCTCTTCTCTATGATGCTCCAAGCAACATCCTCAAACATGTGGTCTGCCAGTTCAGCAAG GTGCTGCCTCATGACAGTAAGGCCCGACGTTTGTTTGTGACCAGTGGGGGTCTGAAAAAAGTGCAAGAGATCGAGGCTGAACCCGGCTCCCCTCTACAGGAGTACATCAACGCAATCAACAGCTGTTTCCCTGAAGAGATAGTCAG gtACTATTCCCCTGGCTACTCAGAAGTCTTGCTGGAGAGATTAGAGAACTACCAGCCAGCCTAA